ATCGCCGGCCATGGTGGCGGCCGCGCCCGCCGCCGGAGCACTGACACCCGCCGCCGCGTGGGGAGGCCTTGCCGCGATCGCGGTACTGTTGGTGTTGCTCTCGTTTGGGGATCGTGTCAATCAGCACCAACTCGCGCCGCTCGTTACCTCGCCGGTGATTCTCGCCGACCGAGCGACCCGCCTCGTTGCGCAACTAGGATATGGCGAACGGCCAGCCGACCAGGCGAGCGGGTTCGCGATCGACTCTGCGTGGGCCACTTGGTCGAACGATCCGCTGCCGGCATCTGAGCGGTGGTCCCGGATCACGACGGGACAGCCCTTGACGTTCTATTTCTGGTACCGGCAGAGTCCCGTTCCCCTGCTGCCGCTCGCCGGTGGACGGCCGGCCGTGGTGGTGACGCCGTCCGATCCCCCACCCGACTCGCCCGGCATGATCACCATCGTGATGGACACACGCGGCCGGCTCGTCTCGTTTCTCGCGATCCCGTCTGCCGCACTCGACGATGGCGATGGAGGCGCCACCGATTGGGCGTCGCTCTTTGCGGCGGCGGAACTCGACATGACCACGTTCGTCGCGGCCACTCCGGTGTGGACGCCGGCTGTGTTTGCCGACGAGTTGCGCGCCTGGACCGGAACCTACGCGGACCACTCAGACCTACCCCTGCGGATCGAAGCGGCGTCGGCCGGCGGGCGTGTCGTGCGTTTCCAGGTGATTGGACCGTGGGAAACGGCGACCTCACGAATGGCTGCGTCGGGTCCGACCGGCGACGTCGCCGCGATCGCCCTGCTCGCGGTGGTGATGGTTGGCGTGCTGATCGGCGGCGTGGTCATGGCGCGGCACCATCTGCGCGCGGGTCGAGGCGATGTGGCCGGCGCGCGCACGGTGGCCGCGATGGCGGGCATTCCATCCGGACTGACGGTGGCGATCGGCAGCCAGTTGCCCGCAACCCTGGACGGATCGATTCGTTTGTTCGCCGAATGTGTATCAGCCACGATCGTGACGGGCGCGATTGGTGCCCTGCTCTACGTGGCGCTTGAGCCGGTCATCCGGAGTACTCGCCCCTCGCTCCTGATCTCGTGGAACCGCCTCCTGTCAGGACGTGTCATCGACCCAATGGTGGGCCGCGACGTGCTGGTTGGCGGCCTCCTCGCGCTCACGGGCGCCGGAGCCTTCTGTCTCAGCGGCTGGATCAAGGTCTGGACCCAGAGTCCGTACGGACCGAACTATGCCATTGATCTGCGCACCCTCGGTTCCGTGCTGGGATCGGTCGAAGTCGTCCTGCAGTCGCTCAATCCCGCACCCGCGCTGGCGGCGTTGGTTTTCGTGGCGTTGGTGTCGAAGGTGGCGCGCCGCTTCTGGATTGGGGCGGCCCTCCTGGCTGCGCTGGGCGCCGGCGGGTTCATCCTCTTCTCTGCGCGCAGTTGGCCGACGATGGGCGCGATGGTGGTGGTGGTGTCGCTCGGCGTGGTGGCCGTGGCCCGATTCGGTCTGGTGGCGGGAATGAGTTGGCTGCTCTTCCTGAATCTGACGATGCTCGCGCCGCTGACCACCGACTTCTCGTTATGGTCGTCAGATGCGGTGGTGTTCAGACTGGCTGTCATGGGCACCGTGGCCGCATTCGGGGTGTGGGCCGCCCGTCGGCCGGTGTCGACGGTGACGTGACTCTCGCCGCCTCGCTTCACAGGGATGCCTTGTGGCTGAAGCGTGGAGCAAGCGGCGCGCCGCAACCAAAAGACTTGTTCCGCCGCAACTCGATCGCAAGCTCGGCCAGCAGGCCCGGAATGTGATCGTTGAGCGTGGGGACATCCAGGTCCCGTGCCGCCGGGAGTTCACGGACCTGCGTCTCCACACCGCGAGCAGGGCGTTCCGCTGCTGTTCGATGAGCCGCGCGAGTTCGTTGCGGGTATCGATAGCGTTCAAGGCTACGTGATTTACGGCACGCCAGGCAGGTAGTCCATCGGCTGGCGGTCGTCGCCACCACCGCCGCGGCCCGCGGTCGCGCCATTGCCGTACTTCAGGATCTTCCGGGTCTTCATGTCATAGACGTCGCCGGGGTTCAGCACGTCGTAGGGTTTGTCCCACGGCTGGTACGCCTGCGTGTTGTCATGCACGGTCACTTTCCAACGGCCGATGACCTCGAACGTATCGCCGGTCACCACGATCGCGGTGTCTTCGGACAGTCCAATGCCGAGGTACTGCGGGAACTTTGTGATGACCGGGATGAGGTCGTCCCACCGATTGCGCGTGTTGATGTGCTGATCGATGGCCGAACGCTTGAGGAACGCGAATCCGCGCTGGTGATTCGCCTCCTCCGTCATCATGATGTCGGGCCCCTTCGTGTCGCCAGGGGCAGAAGGGAGAGGAACCACCGACGTCGGGTCATGATGGGGATTGTCGCACGCGCCCCGCAATCGCGTTGGCGGTGGCGCTGTAGGTGATGCGGCCGTCGGCGGCGGCCGGCAGGATCTCCTTCATGCGCGCCTTGATCGGCGTCAACTGCTCCAGCGTCATGGCCGCCAATATCCGAGCCACACTCGCACTGCCAAGGACCGTCGTCCAGTAATCGTCGAAATCGGCGAACGTCCGTTCCACCGTGATGACGCGCGTCTCGAGCGCCTCGACGCCCGCGTCTGTCCAGAGGGCGCGCATGGCGTCCATGCCGGACGCATCTGGACTTGGCGCTGACGGTACGTAGACGCCCTGGTCGCGCAACTCCGCGAAGAGGGTCCGATACGGAAATCCGCCGCCCGGCATGTCCCACGCATAGGCCGTCACGAGGCCTCCGGGAGACACCACGCGAGCCATTTCGGCAATGCCTTTGGCAGGATCGGAAACAA
This Acidobacteriota bacterium DNA region includes the following protein-coding sequences:
- a CDS encoding serine/threonine protein kinase, translating into MSPHVQTAAAGGLDDHRLVPGTVIAGRFRIASLIGRGGMGQVYRADDLKLGQAVALKFLPDGLAHDSAALARFHNEVKLARQISHPHVCRVFDIGEVDGRHFLSMEYIDGEDLASLMRRIGRLPHDKAVEVARQMCAGLSAAHDVGLLHRDIKPANVMLDGHGRARITDFGLAGVETEIPAADVGSGTPAYMAPEQRDGRGVTRRSDLYALGLVLYEVFTGRPVLERDRGAPPRPSHWVPDLDPAVERVILRCLEPEPGERPASAAEIALALPGGRSLDAALLAGETPSPAMVAAAPAAGALTPAAAWGGLAAIAVLLVLLSFGDRVNQHQLAPLVTSPVILADRATRLVAQLGYGERPADQASGFAIDSAWATWSNDPLPASERWSRITTGQPLTFYFWYRQSPVPLLPLAGGRPAVVVTPSDPPPDSPGMITIVMDTRGRLVSFLAIPSAALDDGDGGATDWASLFAAAELDMTTFVAATPVWTPAVFADELRAWTGTYADHSDLPLRIEAASAGGRVVRFQVIGPWETATSRMAASGPTGDVAAIALLAVVMVGVLIGGVVMARHHLRAGRGDVAGARTVAAMAGIPSGLTVAIGSQLPATLDGSIRLFAECVSATIVTGAIGALLYVALEPVIRSTRPSLLISWNRLLSGRVIDPMVGRDVLVGGLLALTGAGAFCLSGWIKVWTQSPYGPNYAIDLRTLGSVLGSVEVVLQSLNPAPALAALVFVALVSKVARRFWIGAALLAALGAGGFILFSARSWPTMGAMVVVVSLGVVAVARFGLVAGMSWLLFLNLTMLAPLTTDFSLWSSDAVVFRLAVMGTVAAFGVWAARRPVSTVT
- a CDS encoding methyltransferase domain-containing protein is translated as MAAEQIRFNDGAAYERYMGAWSQLVGDAFLEWLAPEPGLRWLDVGCGSGAFTEMLVHRCAPASIDGIDPSEEQLAFARTRPALRLAQFRQADAMALPFPGHTFDAAIMPLVIFFVSDPAKGIAEMARVVSPGGLVTAYAWDMPGGGFPYRTLFAELRDQGVYVPSAPSPDASGMDAMRALWTDAGVEALETRVITVERTFADFDDYWTTVLGSASVARILAAMTLEQLTPIKARMKEILPAAADGRITYSATANAIAGRVRQSPS